A genomic stretch from Candidatus Dormiibacterota bacterium includes:
- the ligD gene encoding non-homologous end-joining DNA ligase — translation MLRERSTIPLVDGHAITITHPDKVLFPADGITKGELAEYYESIAPRMIPHVRDRPLHMNRFPGGIQYNPIQQKRVPDSFPAWIKRATLDLQRGGTITHAVIDNAAALVYLAQYNVVTVHVWLSCIQAPNQPDQVMFDLDPADGDFGLVRRTALTLKAMLEEMKLVPFVKTTGSRGLHVVAPIIVGPTFEEVHLFADGVAQLLAASDPDHLTTEFTKQKREGRLFLDVNRNAYAQTAVAPYAVRARGGAPIAVPVPWSDVESDGLRPDGVGIRTVAQWLKGRDDPWKSMDRSQKPLPRLKESEVPDRSGRRKGVSRKGS, via the coding sequence ATGTTGAGGGAGAGATCAACTATTCCGCTCGTTGACGGGCACGCGATCACGATCACCCACCCCGATAAGGTCCTCTTCCCTGCCGACGGCATCACCAAGGGCGAGCTGGCCGAGTACTACGAGTCGATTGCGCCGCGCATGATTCCTCACGTCCGGGATCGTCCGCTGCACATGAATCGATTCCCTGGCGGGATTCAGTACAACCCCATTCAGCAGAAGCGCGTGCCTGACTCGTTTCCGGCGTGGATCAAGCGGGCGACGCTGGATCTCCAAAGGGGTGGCACCATCACGCACGCCGTGATCGACAACGCGGCGGCTCTCGTCTACCTGGCCCAGTACAACGTGGTGACGGTGCACGTCTGGCTCTCGTGCATCCAGGCGCCCAACCAGCCCGACCAGGTGATGTTCGACCTCGATCCAGCCGATGGGGACTTCGGGCTCGTTCGTAGGACGGCCCTCACGCTAAAGGCGATGCTCGAGGAGATGAAGCTCGTCCCATTCGTCAAGACCACGGGCTCGCGGGGCCTCCACGTGGTCGCGCCGATCATCGTTGGTCCCACGTTTGAGGAGGTCCACCTCTTTGCGGATGGCGTCGCGCAACTGTTGGCGGCGAGTGATCCCGACCATCTGACCACGGAGTTCACCAAACAGAAGCGCGAAGGACGCCTCTTTCTCGACGTCAACCGCAACGCCTACGCACAAACGGCGGTAGCGCCTTACGCCGTCCGCGCGCGCGGTGGAGCACCGATCGCTGTGCCGGTTCCCTGGTCCGATGTCGAGAGCGACGGACTCCGTCCCGATGGCGTCGGAATCCGGACCGTTGCGCAATGGCTCAAAGGGCGCGACGATCCCTGGAAGTCCATGGACCGCTCGCAGAAGCCGCTACCGCGCCTGAAGGAATCAGAGGTTCCAGACCGATCGGGCCGCCGCAAAGGCGTGAGTCGAAAGGGATCTTAA